The candidate division KSB1 bacterium genome contains a region encoding:
- a CDS encoding alpha/beta hydrolase, with product MQLFLKSRFQLLQKTSPKSATKLALKLWSTVPKYKPSFQEKILIESAGRKRIPFQESKYQPSRNTYYTLYSWGKGPSVLLVHDWGGCGAQMASLAQPLVKAGYQVITFDALAHGDSPGKQTDLSEIVDIIKDIEKKFNGFHAIIAHSYGALAAGIALQDGVRANKLVVCSAATALDFYLRKFSKKLNASREMHGRIIVNVTNRLGMSIEKLSLVHIAARLNRPVLILHDQNDEVVDHREALALSKCWPGSELVMTSGLGHFGILKDSKTIQKIQQYIGVPQKALVESAV from the coding sequence ATGCAGCTGTTTTTAAAATCCAGATTCCAACTTCTTCAAAAAACCTCACCGAAATCGGCAACGAAACTTGCGCTTAAACTCTGGTCTACCGTACCGAAATATAAGCCGTCGTTTCAAGAAAAAATTCTGATTGAATCCGCCGGGAGAAAGAGAATTCCTTTTCAGGAAAGCAAATATCAACCTTCACGAAACACATATTACACTCTGTACAGTTGGGGCAAAGGTCCGAGTGTGCTTCTTGTGCACGACTGGGGTGGCTGCGGCGCCCAGATGGCCTCGTTGGCCCAGCCATTGGTTAAAGCCGGTTATCAGGTCATCACTTTTGATGCTTTGGCACATGGCGACTCTCCCGGAAAACAGACGGACCTCTCGGAAATAGTGGATATCATAAAAGATATTGAGAAAAAATTCAATGGATTTCACGCCATCATTGCCCATTCTTACGGCGCCCTTGCTGCAGGGATTGCATTGCAAGATGGTGTAAGAGCTAACAAGCTTGTTGTCTGCTCCGCCGCGACTGCTTTAGATTTTTATTTGAGAAAATTCTCTAAAAAACTAAATGCTTCCAGAGAGATGCACGGCAGGATAATAGTCAATGTTACAAATCGTTTGGGGATGAGTATCGAAAAGCTCTCCCTGGTTCATATCGCAGCCCGCCTCAATCGCCCTGTTTTGATTCTCCACGATCAAAATGATGAAGTCGTCGACCACCGGGAAGCTTTGGCTTTGTCCAAGTGCTGGCCGGGCAGCGAACTGGTTATGACCAGCGGGCTGGGACATTTTGGAATTTTAAAAGACTCAAAAACGATTCAAAAAATCCAGCAGTACATTGGCGTCCCTCAAAAGGCTTTGGTTGAATCTGCAGTTTAG
- a CDS encoding aromatic ring-hydroxylating dioxygenase subunit alpha, which yields MSTRTASGAKTLPGKYYTSEEIFQLESKNIFSKQWLYAGRICQLKNAGSYFLFNIDNESIIILRDQNEGVKAFYNVCRHRGTRLCSEAEGKFSKTIQCPYHAWTYDLQGNLLAAPNMNEVTGFDNADYPLHEVALAVWEGGIFINLAEEPEPFEKAFKPLIGKFEQWNMPELAIAHRLVYEMDANWKLIFQNYSECYHCPNLHPQLNRLTPFRNSANDLEEGPFLGGPMKFTQDFESMTMSGRRCAAPLGGISGEDLRLVYYYTIFPNMLLSLHPDYVLIHQIQRQSPTHTRIVCDWLFHPDAIAKADFDASDAIKFWNTTNKQDWQVSELSQQGIASQVYSPGPYSELESMIADWDRHYLETLSIHSNNH from the coding sequence ATGTCGACACGAACTGCCAGTGGCGCCAAAACTTTGCCCGGTAAATACTACACTTCCGAAGAAATCTTCCAATTAGAAAGCAAAAACATTTTTAGCAAGCAGTGGCTTTATGCCGGCCGGATATGCCAACTAAAAAACGCGGGCAGTTACTTTTTGTTCAACATCGACAATGAGAGTATTATCATTCTGCGTGATCAAAATGAGGGAGTCAAGGCTTTCTACAATGTCTGCCGCCACCGCGGAACGCGACTGTGCTCAGAAGCCGAGGGTAAGTTTTCGAAAACGATTCAGTGTCCTTATCATGCCTGGACTTACGATTTGCAAGGCAATTTATTGGCCGCGCCAAACATGAACGAAGTCACCGGTTTTGACAACGCTGATTATCCTCTTCACGAGGTTGCATTGGCTGTTTGGGAGGGCGGCATTTTTATCAACTTGGCCGAAGAACCTGAACCATTTGAGAAAGCATTTAAACCGTTAATCGGCAAGTTTGAGCAATGGAACATGCCCGAATTGGCCATCGCACATCGCCTGGTTTATGAGATGGACGCCAACTGGAAGCTGATCTTTCAGAATTACTCAGAATGTTATCACTGTCCGAACTTGCATCCGCAATTGAACCGGCTGACGCCATTTCGAAACAGCGCCAACGATCTGGAGGAAGGCCCTTTTCTCGGCGGCCCAATGAAATTTACACAGGATTTCGAAAGCATGACCATGAGCGGCAGACGCTGCGCTGCACCGCTGGGCGGCATTTCAGGAGAGGATTTGCGTCTGGTTTACTATTACACAATCTTCCCAAACATGCTTTTGAGTTTGCACCCGGATTATGTTCTGATTCATCAAATTCAGAGGCAAAGCCCGACTCATACCCGGATTGTCTGTGATTGGCTCTTTCATCCGGATGCCATCGCCAAAGCGGATTTTGATGCCAGCGACGCGATTAAATTCTGGAATACTACCAACAAACAGGACTGGCAAGTCAGCGAGCTTTCTCAGCAGGGTATCGCCTCTCAAGTTTACTCTCCCGGACCCTACTCCGAACTGGAAAGTATGATCGCCGACTGGGATCGGCATTATCTGGAAACATTGAGCATCCATTCTAATAACCATTAA